In Pseudomonas lalkuanensis, the following are encoded in one genomic region:
- a CDS encoding PQQ-dependent sugar dehydrogenase, which translates to MKPLPLLPFALLALCTACSEMATLTVEDGTGPDPLLPPPSRSIIPTVNVAPAVGWAQGAAPVAAKGTRVQAFAENLQHPRWLYVLPNGDVLVAESAAPGTARPAGIKGWVSGFFMKRAGAQVPSANRISLLRDINGDGVADLRSTFLKGLNSPLGMVLVGKDLYVANADALLRFPYEKGATEIDAPGTRVTDLPAGLNHHWTKNVIASRNGRKLYITVGSNSNVGENGMEMEEGRAAIWELDRASGNKRLYATGLRNPVGMAWEPQTGKLWTAVNERDELGSDLVPDYITSVKDGGFYGWPYSYFGQHVDERVQPPRPDLVAKAIVPDYALGPHTASLGIAFAKGSKLPKLQNGLFVGQHGSWNREPRSGYKVIYVPFKGGKPTGQPVDVLTGFLDEQGNAQGRPVDVKLDSKGALLVTDDVGNKVWRVSAAKK; encoded by the coding sequence ATGAAGCCCCTTCCCCTGCTGCCCTTCGCCCTTCTGGCGCTCTGCACCGCGTGCAGCGAAATGGCCACGTTGACGGTCGAGGACGGCACCGGTCCCGACCCGCTGCTGCCACCACCGAGCCGGAGCATCATCCCCACCGTCAATGTCGCCCCCGCCGTCGGCTGGGCACAGGGCGCCGCTCCCGTGGCGGCCAAGGGCACCCGCGTCCAGGCCTTCGCCGAAAACCTGCAGCACCCGCGCTGGCTCTATGTGCTGCCCAACGGCGATGTGCTGGTGGCCGAAAGCGCCGCGCCGGGCACCGCCAGGCCGGCAGGCATCAAGGGCTGGGTCTCGGGCTTCTTCATGAAGCGCGCCGGTGCCCAGGTGCCGAGCGCCAATCGCATTTCCCTGCTGCGGGACATCAACGGCGATGGCGTCGCTGACCTGCGCAGTACCTTCCTCAAGGGACTCAACTCACCCTTGGGCATGGTGCTGGTGGGCAAGGACCTCTACGTCGCCAACGCCGACGCACTGCTGCGCTTCCCCTATGAGAAGGGCGCCACCGAGATCGACGCACCGGGCACCAGGGTCACCGACCTGCCCGCCGGCCTCAATCACCACTGGACCAAGAACGTCATCGCCAGCCGCAATGGCCGCAAGCTCTATATAACGGTGGGCTCCAACAGCAACGTGGGCGAAAACGGCATGGAGATGGAAGAAGGCCGCGCGGCGATCTGGGAACTGGACCGTGCCAGCGGCAACAAGCGCCTCTATGCCACCGGCCTGCGCAACCCGGTGGGCATGGCCTGGGAACCGCAGACCGGCAAGCTGTGGACGGCGGTGAACGAACGCGACGAACTGGGCAGCGACCTGGTGCCCGACTACATCACCTCGGTGAAGGACGGCGGCTTCTACGGCTGGCCTTACAGCTACTTCGGCCAGCACGTGGACGAGCGCGTCCAGCCGCCGCGCCCTGACCTGGTGGCCAAGGCCATCGTCCCCGACTATGCCCTCGGCCCGCACACCGCCTCCCTGGGCATCGCTTTTGCCAAAGGCAGCAAGTTGCCGAAGCTCCAGAACGGCCTCTTCGTCGGTCAGCACGGCTCCTGGAACCGCGAGCCCCGCAGCGGCTACAAGGTGATCTACGTACCCTTCAAGGGCGGCAAGCCCACGGGCCAGCCAGTGGACGTGCTCACCGGCTTTCTCGACGAGCAGGGCAACGCCCAGGGCCGCCCGGTGGACGTGAAGCTCGACAGCAAGGGCGCGCTGCTGGTGACCGACGATGTGGGCAACAAGGTATGGCGGGTGAGTGCGGCGAAGAAGTGA